One Lacunisphaera limnophila DNA window includes the following coding sequences:
- the glmM gene encoding phosphoglucosamine mutase: MKRLYFGTDGVRGPYGSAQMNEELAWRLGAAAAAWLRENGVGPGATVLIGRDTRQSGAALEQALADGLAQGGLGPRSLAILPTPAVSLAVRRQRAALGVVITASHNPATDNGIKFFGPQGLKLTDEQEARIEALMPAQRTGAPAGPLGAVDGITDYLRVITESFPCRLTGWRIVLDTAHGATVETSGRVLRAAGAEVIALGAAPDGRNINAGVGSEHPEALGAAVRAHGARLGIAHDGDGDRCVLCDELGAVLDGDEILTILALHALAQGRLAQRLLVTTQQSNLGVEAALEAAGGRVVRTPIGDRYVTERMRAEGASLGGESSGHIICAEVTPTGDGLVAALKVIEVMVATGRPLSELRRALVKFPQRSLALRVREKRPLETLPGLTGAVRALEAELGARGRVLVRYSGTESKLRLLIEGPTDAVVAAGLERLQVAARAELEVL, encoded by the coding sequence ATGAAGCGACTCTATTTCGGCACCGATGGCGTGCGTGGTCCCTATGGCAGCGCGCAGATGAACGAGGAGCTGGCCTGGCGCCTGGGCGCGGCGGCGGCGGCCTGGTTGCGCGAGAACGGGGTTGGTCCCGGGGCGACTGTGCTCATCGGCCGCGACACGCGCCAGTCCGGCGCCGCGCTGGAGCAGGCGCTGGCGGACGGCCTGGCGCAGGGCGGGCTGGGGCCGCGGTCGCTGGCGATTTTGCCGACACCGGCGGTCTCGCTCGCCGTGCGCCGGCAGCGGGCGGCGCTGGGGGTCGTGATCACGGCGTCCCATAATCCGGCCACGGACAACGGCATCAAATTTTTCGGCCCGCAGGGGCTCAAGCTCACCGACGAGCAGGAGGCGCGGATCGAGGCCTTGATGCCGGCGCAGCGCACGGGGGCGCCGGCGGGGCCGCTCGGCGCGGTGGATGGGATCACGGATTACCTGCGGGTTATCACCGAGTCCTTCCCCTGCCGGCTGACGGGTTGGCGGATCGTATTGGACACGGCGCACGGGGCCACCGTCGAGACGAGCGGCCGGGTGCTGCGGGCGGCGGGAGCCGAGGTGATCGCGCTCGGCGCGGCGCCGGACGGTCGCAACATCAACGCGGGCGTCGGCAGTGAACATCCCGAGGCGCTGGGCGCCGCAGTGCGGGCGCACGGGGCCCGGCTGGGGATCGCGCATGACGGCGACGGGGACCGGTGCGTGCTGTGCGACGAGTTGGGCGCCGTGCTCGATGGCGACGAGATTCTCACGATTCTGGCGCTCCATGCCTTGGCGCAGGGACGCCTCGCGCAGCGCCTGCTCGTTACGACGCAGCAAAGCAACCTGGGGGTCGAGGCCGCGCTCGAGGCGGCCGGCGGCCGGGTGGTGCGCACCCCGATCGGGGACCGTTATGTGACCGAGCGCATGCGGGCGGAAGGCGCCTCGCTTGGCGGCGAATCCTCCGGGCACATCATCTGTGCGGAGGTCACGCCCACGGGGGACGGCCTCGTGGCGGCGCTGAAGGTGATCGAGGTGATGGTGGCGACGGGCCGGCCGCTCTCGGAGCTGCGCCGGGCACTGGTTAAGTTTCCCCAGCGGTCGCTGGCCTTACGTGTGCGTGAGAAGCGGCCGTTGGAAACCCTGCCCGGATTGACCGGAGCCGTGCGGGCCCTGGAGGCCGAGCTGGGTGCGCGCGGACGCGTGTTGGTGCGCTATTCCGGGACCGAGTCCAAGTTGCGGCTGCTGATCGAGGGGCCTACCGACGCCGTGGTGGCGGCCGGGCTGGAGCGGTTGCAGGTCGCGGCCCGGGCGGAGTTGGAAGTGCTCTGA